The Candidatus Hydrogenedentota bacterium DNA segment CTACGGAACGTGTCGCGATTCTGGTGGGACAAGCGCTCGACGAGCTTGAACAAAGCCTCCCGAATCTGCCTCAAGCCTGTCACGAACTTGCGCATGTATTCCAAGGCGCAGACCCGACGCAAGGTTTTCAACACTTTCAGGTGCTTGCCGAGCTGTGGTCACATGTGAAGGAGCGCGAGAATACCGTCGCGCATGCGCTTGGATTGGATTTGGATTCGATGAAGGTTGGCGATACTTCCGTCAAAATGCTTCACGAGCACCTGAACAGAACATTGGATGACGCGGTGCGCGCGATGGAGTCTCAGGATTTGGTGCTTCTTGGCGATCTTCTCGAATACGAACTGGCGCCCCGCGCCGAGTCCGAAGCGGAGATAGTCTCGATGCTCAAGGCGCAGGCGCAGGAGCGGGCCAGCTAGCCCGCAATTTGCACCGGCGCAACTTAACGCCGATGCAAATTGCTCAAGCGCAAGGCGTTGAGGTTATGCCATGAGGATTTCTCGCGAACACACACTGTATGTGGAGAACTATCCCCATTTTCACTGCAAGCCGCACGAACGCACTGGTCACGAGATAGTCTCATGTGTGTTCGTGAGAAATCCGGACTAGGCATGGCCTCGCCCCGCATCCTGACGTTTAATTTCCATGAACCTTATCTGTGTCTGCTTGCACAAACGGGTTTCGCATTCGATGTGGGTCAGTTTGAAAAGCCGCCCTTCGCGCGAGAATGGCAGACCCGGTTTCGCCCACTCCCCCCGAATCTAACATTGGTCGAAGAAAAGGTATGGCGAAGGGAATTGCAGGCAGGCAAGTACGACGTCGTAATTGCCCACAATGAGCTCAACGCGAATGACCTATTTGGTTGCCCGGCCTCGGCCATACTGGTCTGTCACAACCGCAGAAACTTCCTTGAGACAACCGTAACCGGGGATAAGGAAGAGGGCAAGAACGCCTACGAGAAGATCCTCGCCAAGCTTCAGGAACAATTCTCATTCGTGTTCATTTCCGAGGCGAAGCGCCAGAGCTACGGACTCGAAGGCACAGTCATACTCCCCGGAATCGATGTTAACGACTATGGCGGCTACATGGGAGAACGGAGGGAAATACTTCGGGTTGGCAATGCCATGCGCGCCCGAAACCTGATGTTCGACGTGGATTTTCAGGAAGCGGTTTGCCTGGGTCTTCCCCATCGCGTTGTCGGAGAGGACCCGCAGATTCCGGGAGCACGACCTTCCCAGTCCTTCGAAGAACTCCTTGGATACTTCAGGGACCTGCGCTGCCTTCTACATGTCACCTGCCATCCCTTTGAAGACGGCTACAACTTATCGATGTTGGAGGCCATGGCTTGCGGCATGCCGGTGGTCTCGCTGGCAAATCCATCTTCGCCGCTGACGGATGGTCGGGACGGCTTGGTGGCAACTGACGTTCAGGGACTTCGCGAACGTCTATCGCGATTGCTAGAAGATGTGATTTATGCGCGAGAGATTGGCGCTCAAGGACGCGAAACCGTTTCGCGCGCGTATCCGTTGCAGCGATTCGTGCAACAATGGCAGGAAGTCATTGAAAAGGCAGCGGAATCCGGGCCGCGCGGCCGGGCTGCTGTTGCTGCCAAGCGAATCGCGGAATCCATGGCTTCCGCACAAGACTCATCACTTCCGCGACTCAACGTTCTGCTCGAGTACTACGTATCACCAATCACGACCGGAAGATACTTCGAGACTGCGCTTCGGAAGACGCAAAACGTAACGGTTGCCGGGGTCACTGTACCGCTCTCGACTCTCAAAGGTTGGGGATTCACCGGAACACCGCCGTTCGAATCAAGACCTGACGTCCTGCACGGACCGGACGAACCTTACAGCGAACTCATGCGGCGCCTGGGCGAAGACAAGAAGCCGCACCTGCTTCTGTGGATCGACTCTGGCCTTGCGGGCATGCCCACAGACTCGCACGCACTGGGGGTTCCGCGTGTTTGTTACATCATTGATACGCATTGCATGTTAAGTCACCGGATCGAGATCGCGAAGCACTTCGATTACACGTTTCTTGCCCAACCGACTTACATGCAGCACTTCGTGGACGCCGGCGTCAAAAATGTCGCGTGGCTTCCGCTGGGGTGTTCACCCGAGTTGCACCATATCGAGCCTCAAGAACGCGTTTACGATGTAGCATTCGTCGGCGGAATCCCGGAGGACAAGAACGATCGACGTCGCAAGCTCATAGACGCGGTTTGCGCGCATTTCCCGAATCACGTGGTAGGCCGCTTCTGGCCTGAGGAGATGGCGCGTATCTACGCCCAATCGAAAATCGTCATCAACATCGCGGCGGCGCGCGACACCAACATGCGCGTATACGAAGGAATGGCCTCGGGCGCCTTATTGATCACCGACGAGGCCGACGGCCTTGAAGAACTCTTCAACGATGGAGAGCATCTGGTTATCTATCGGCATGACGAGGATCTCATTCCCACTATCGAGCGATTCCTTGCTGACGATGAGACACGCATGCGTATCGCACATGCGGGCAAAGCGTTTGTTTTGTCCGAGCACACGTACGATGTCCGCATTCGTCTCATGCTGGCGATGGTTCTCGAGTCTCTTGGACTCTTGGGCGGCTACCAGGGCGAATCACG contains these protein-coding regions:
- a CDS encoding glycosyltransferase; this encodes MCVREKSGLGMASPRILTFNFHEPYLCLLAQTGFAFDVGQFEKPPFAREWQTRFRPLPPNLTLVEEKVWRRELQAGKYDVVIAHNELNANDLFGCPASAILVCHNRRNFLETTVTGDKEEGKNAYEKILAKLQEQFSFVFISEAKRQSYGLEGTVILPGIDVNDYGGYMGERREILRVGNAMRARNLMFDVDFQEAVCLGLPHRVVGEDPQIPGARPSQSFEELLGYFRDLRCLLHVTCHPFEDGYNLSMLEAMACGMPVVSLANPSSPLTDGRDGLVATDVQGLRERLSRLLEDVIYAREIGAQGRETVSRAYPLQRFVQQWQEVIEKAAESGPRGRAAVAAKRIAESMASAQDSSLPRLNVLLEYYVSPITTGRYFETALRKTQNVTVAGVTVPLSTLKGWGFTGTPPFESRPDVLHGPDEPYSELMRRLGEDKKPHLLLWIDSGLAGMPTDSHALGVPRVCYIIDTHCMLSHRIEIAKHFDYTFLAQPTYMQHFVDAGVKNVAWLPLGCSPELHHIEPQERVYDVAFVGGIPEDKNDRRRKLIDAVCAHFPNHVVGRFWPEEMARIYAQSKIVINIAAARDTNMRVYEGMASGALLITDEADGLEELFNDGEHLVIYRHDEDLIPTIERFLADDETRMRIAHAGKAFVLSEHTYDVRIRLMLAMVLESLGLLGGYQGESRFNRGGYYRSPRPELARQVPKHVQRLLDVGCGGGEFGLSLKRRGVRYVAGIEVVERAWSLAKQALDDAVLGNIEHMALPFEEGTFDCIVCGDVLEHLVEPAQALRKLARMLEPEGLVVISIPNIQFWMTFEMLSNGRWHYEDAGIMDRTHLRFFCAEDVRELIRDAGLEIVRMEPLSMWSADHLPRDANGCLRLGKATIGPLTDEEYRDYLTYQFLVVAGKKGFDRLALARRAIEVGDPSFALYLAESVTDTSNVERQRVMAIAAAKMGKADLAERLLRDALSLPRAATSLHGDLGILLVALNRPEEAVTHLELVLESDPDNSRYLGGLGLAYTSLGKYAEAFAHLVRALDVDFQNAPLTMHLIAAARASNRLSDAEPIVKRFVDFFPGTKEVGYAYAELLCDLGKKDAARDALDTLLMLAPDYEPALALLAALDRREV